A single window of Loxodonta africana isolate mLoxAfr1 chromosome 10, mLoxAfr1.hap2, whole genome shotgun sequence DNA harbors:
- the LOC100663594 gene encoding interferon alpha-inducible protein 27-like protein 2A isoform X1: MAFAAASLWASQLASSMVSAATVLNLGRLTSGTTLVPLPFVAKTTAAVVGSAVVVGSVPVVLSAIGFTGTGIAASSIAAKMMSSAAIANGGGVAAGSLVATLQSVGAAGLSLASKAILASVGFTFGALAMP, from the exons ATGGCATTCGCAGCCGCAAGCCTCTGGGCCTCGCAGCTGGCCTCCAGCATGGTATCAGCGGCAACCGTGCTCAACTTGGGCAGACTGACCTCTGGGACCACCCTGGTTCCGCTTCCCTTTGTGG CCAAGACTACTGCAGCTGTGGTAGGAAGCG CCGTGGTCGTCGGTTCAGTCCCTGTGGTGCTCAGCGCCATCGGCTTCACCGGGACTGGAATTGCAGCCTCCTCCATAGCTGCCAAGATGATGTCCTCAGCAGCCATCGCCAACGGGGGCGGAGTTGCTGCCGGCAGCCTGGTGGCTACTCTGCAGTCAGTGG GAGCAGCTGGACTCTCCCTGGCATCCAAGGCCATCCTGGCCTCTGTTGGGTTTACTTTTGGGGCCTTGGCTATGCCCTAG
- the LOC100663594 gene encoding interferon alpha-inducible protein 27-like protein 2 isoform X2, whose amino-acid sequence MAFAAASLWASQLASSMVSAATVLNLGRLTSGTTLVPLPFVAVVVGSVPVVLSAIGFTGTGIAASSIAAKMMSSAAIANGGGVAAGSLVATLQSVGAAGLSLASKAILASVGFTFGALAMP is encoded by the exons ATGGCATTCGCAGCCGCAAGCCTCTGGGCCTCGCAGCTGGCCTCCAGCATGGTATCAGCGGCAACCGTGCTCAACTTGGGCAGACTGACCTCTGGGACCACCCTGGTTCCGCTTCCCTTTGTGG CCGTGGTCGTCGGTTCAGTCCCTGTGGTGCTCAGCGCCATCGGCTTCACCGGGACTGGAATTGCAGCCTCCTCCATAGCTGCCAAGATGATGTCCTCAGCAGCCATCGCCAACGGGGGCGGAGTTGCTGCCGGCAGCCTGGTGGCTACTCTGCAGTCAGTGG GAGCAGCTGGACTCTCCCTGGCATCCAAGGCCATCCTGGCCTCTGTTGGGTTTACTTTTGGGGCCTTGGCTATGCCCTAG
- the LOC100663879 gene encoding interferon alpha-inducible protein 27-like protein 2A isoform X2, which produces MLKRVACAAVGGAVAVAAVPVTLSAIGFTGAGIAASSIAAKMMSAAAIANGGGVAAGSLVATLQSVGAAGLSASSNILLGFMGSAVGAWLGGSEKKPPPPPPDEPKTDDGDSSEDEDPS; this is translated from the exons ATGTTGA AACGGGTGGCGTGTGCTGCAGTCGGAGGCG ctGTGGCCGTGGCGGCGGTGCCGGTGACGCTCAGCGCCATTGGCTTCACAGGGGCCGGAATCGCGGCCTCCTCCATCGCTGCCAAGATGATGTCCGCAGCTGCCATCGCCAACGGAGGTGGAGTTGCCGCCGGCAGCCTGGTGGCTACTCTGCAGTCAGTGG GGGCAGCTGGACTCTCTGCATCTTCCAACATTCTCCTGGGCTTCATGGGGTCAGCTGTAGGGGCCTGGCTGGGGGGCTCAGAAAAGAaaccccctccccctccaccaGATGAACCTAAGACTGACGATGGGGACTCCAGTGAAGACGAGGATCCCAGCTGA
- the LOC100663879 gene encoding interferon alpha-inducible protein 27-like protein 2 isoform X1 — MLKRVACAAVGGGESPGPYPSIADLCPTRLGGCETTETRRCRGEEGCQPSLPRLDLLAVAVAAVPVTLSAIGFTGAGIAASSIAAKMMSAAAIANGGGVAAGSLVATLQSVGAAGLSASSNILLGFMGSAVGAWLGGSEKKPPPPPPDEPKTDDGDSSEDEDPS; from the exons ATGTTGA AACGGGTGGCGTGTGCTGCAGTCGGAGGCGGTGAGTCACCTGGACCCTATCCATCCATTGCCGACCTCTGCCCCACCAGGCTGGGTGGATGTGAGACCACAGAGACACGGCGCTGCAGGGGTGAAGAGGGGTGCCAGCCCTCGCTGCCCCGCCTGGATCTGCTAG ctGTGGCCGTGGCGGCGGTGCCGGTGACGCTCAGCGCCATTGGCTTCACAGGGGCCGGAATCGCGGCCTCCTCCATCGCTGCCAAGATGATGTCCGCAGCTGCCATCGCCAACGGAGGTGGAGTTGCCGCCGGCAGCCTGGTGGCTACTCTGCAGTCAGTGG GGGCAGCTGGACTCTCTGCATCTTCCAACATTCTCCTGGGCTTCATGGGGTCAGCTGTAGGGGCCTGGCTGGGGGGCTCAGAAAAGAaaccccctccccctccaccaGATGAACCTAAGACTGACGATGGGGACTCCAGTGAAGACGAGGATCCCAGCTGA